One Triticum dicoccoides isolate Atlit2015 ecotype Zavitan chromosome 5B, WEW_v2.0, whole genome shotgun sequence genomic window carries:
- the LOC119312250 gene encoding ABC transporter G family member 48-like isoform X1 translates to MEPSSTAGLQLGPLSGSRRSASAASWGSRRSGSISHSLRQQAGADDPFGRAASRQGHDDDEENLRWAALEKLPTYDRMRRAVVLSNHAAVDGADAAAHELQGLVDINQLASGEAGRALLERVFQDDSERFLRRLRDRVDRVGIDLPAIEVRYQGLSVEVDAFVGSRALPTLWNSATNFLQGLVGRLASSNKRTINILQDVNGIIKPSRMTLLLGPPSSGKSTFMRALTGKLDKALKVSGSITYCGHTFEEFYPERTSAYVSQYDLHNAEMTVRETLDFSRRCLGVGARYDMLAELAAREREAGIKPDPEIDAYMKATAVQGQESNIVTDLTLKVLGLDICADMPIGDEMIRGISGGQRKRVTTGEMLTGPARALFMDEISTGLDSSSTFQIVKYIRQLVHVMNETVMISLLQPPPETYNLFDDIILLSEGYVVYHGPRENILEFFESAGFRCPERKGVADFLQEVTSKKDQQQYWYLDQEQYRHVSVPEFAVRFKSFHVGQRMLKELQIPFDKSKTHPAALTTNKYGQSSWESFKTVMSREKLLMKRNSFIYIFKVSQLVILGIIAMTVFLRTKMPHGQFSDSNKFFGALTFSLMAVLFNGFAELQFTIKMLPTFYKQRDFLFFPPWTIGLVNIITKVPVSLVESMVWVVLTYYVMGFAPAAGRFFRMLLVFFATHQMAMGLFRFLGAVLKSMLVANTLGMFVILIIFVFGGFVIPRGDIRPWWIWAYWASPMMYSQNAISVNEFLSSRWANPNNDTSIDARTVGEAILKAKGYFTRDSGFWVSIGAIVGFTILFNILYLLALTYLSFGSSSNTVSDEENENETNTSIPIDEATNRPTRSQITLPFQPLSLSFNHVNYYVDMPAEMREQGFTESRLQLLSDISGAFRPGVLTALVGVSGAGKTTLMDVLAGRKTSGSVEGSITLSGYPKNQETFARVSGYCEQTDIHSPNVTVYESILYSAWLRLSSDVDENTRKMFVEEVMTLVELDVLRNAMVGLPGVDGLSTEQRKRLTIAVELVANPSIIFMDEPTSGLDARAAAIVMRAVRNTVNTGRTVVCTIHQPSIDIFESFDELLLMKRGGRVIYAGELGQHSHKLVEYFEAIPGVEKITEGYNPATWMLEVSSPLAEARLNVNFAEIYANSDLYRKNQELIKELSIPPPGYEDLSFPTKYSQNFYNQCVANFWKQYKSYWKNPPHNAMRFLMTMIYGLVFGTVFWQKGTKIDSPQDLYNLLGATYAAVFFLGSANCITIQPVVSIERTVFYREKAAGMYSPLSYALAQTCVEMIYNIVQGIQYTVTIYAMIGYEWKVAKFFYFLFFIISCFNYFTLFGMMLVALTSSSMLANIPIAFILPLWNLFAGFLVARPLIPIWWRWYYWANPVSWTIYGVIGSQFGDNTTPLSVVAGGSPTVVKQFLEDSLGIKHDFLGYVVLAHFAYVIGFFLVFGYSIKVLNFQKR, encoded by the exons ATGGAGCCGTCCTCGACGGCAGGGCTGCAGCTGGGGCCGCTGTCGGGCAGCCGCCGCAGCGCCAGCGCGGCCTCCTGGGGCTCCCGCCGCTCCGGGTCCATCTCGCACTCCTTGCGCCAGCAGGCGGGCGCGGACGACCCCTTCGGCCGCGCCGCGTCGCGGCAGGgccacgacgacgacgaggagaacCTGCGCTGGGCCGCGCTCGAGAAGCTGCCCACCTACGACCGCATGCGCCGCGCCGTCGTCCTGTCCAACCACGCCGCCGTCGATGGCGCCGACGCTGCCGCTCACGAGCTACAGGGACTGGTGGACATCAACCAGCTGGCCAGCGGCGAGGCCGGCAGGGCGCTGCTGGAGAGGGTGTTCCAGGACGACAGCGAGCGCTTCTTGAGGCGGCTCAGGGACCGGGTGGACCGCGTGGGCATCGACCTGCCGGCGATCGAGGTCAGGTACCAGGGGCTCTCCGTCGAGGTCGACGCCTTCGTCGGCAGCCGCGCCCTCCCCACGCTCTGGAACTCAGCCACAAACTTCCTGCAG GGTCTTGTGGGCCGACTTGCTTCCTCCAACAAGAGGACCATCAACATACTCCAGGACGTCAATGGCATCATCAAACCATCAAG GATGACCCTTCTGCTTGGACCTCCGTCTTCAGGAAAGAGCACATTTATGCGAGCCCTTACAGGGAAGCTCGACAAAGCCCTCAAG GTGTCTGGCAGCATCACTTACTGTGGCCATACGTTTGAGGAGTTCTACCCTGAAAGGACCAGTGCGTATGTTAGTCAGTACGATCTCCACAACGCAGAGATGACCGTAAGAGAGACACTGGATTTCTCCAGGCGGTGCCTAGGCGTTGGTGCCAGATATGACATGCTCGCTGAGCTCGCTGCCAGGGAGCGCGAAGCTGGCATAAAGCCAGATCCCGAGATTGATGCTTATATGAAAGCTACTGCGGTGCAAGGGCAGGAGAGTAATATTGTTACCGATCTTACTCTCAAG GTGCTGGGGCTTGACATTTGTGCCGATATGCCCATTGGTGACGAGATGATCAGAGGAATTTCTGGCGGGCAGAGGAAGCGTGTAACAACTG GGGAGATGTTAACAGGACCTGCAAGGGCTTTGTTCATGGATGAAATTTCCACTGGTTTGGACAGCTCTAGCACATTTCAGATTGTGAAATACATAAGACAATTGGTCCATGTGATGAATGAGACCGTGATGATCTCCCTCCTACAACCACCGCCAGAGACCTACAACCTGTTTGACGACATTATTTTGCTATCAGAAGGATACGTAGTGTACCATGGGCCAcgcgaaaacatcttggaattctttGAATCTGCTGGTTTTCGATGCCCCGAGAGGAAAGGAGTTGCTGACTTTCTTCAAGAGGTCACTTCCAAGAAAGACCAGCAACAGTACTGGTACCTTGACCAGGAGCAGTATCGTCACGTGTCTGTCCCAGAGTTTGCTGTACGTTTCAAGTCATTCCATGTAGGCCAGCGGATGCTCAAGGAGCTGCAAATTCCTTTCGACAAGTCCAAAACTCATCCTGCTGCATTGACCACCAATAAGTATGGGCAATCCAGCTGGGAGTCATTCAAGACAGTGATGTCAAGAGAGAAGTTATTGATGAAGCGCAACTCCTTCATCTACATCTTCAAGGTTTCCCAATTGGTCATCCTTGGGATCATTGCCATGACTGTGTTCCTCAGAACAAAGATGCCACATGGGCAGTTTTCTGACAGCAACAAATTCTTTGGTGCTTTGACTTTCAGTTTAATGGCTGTCTTATTCAATGGGTTTGCTGAGCTACAATTTACTATTAAAATGCTTCCTACGTTCTACAAACAGAGGGATTTCTTGTTCTTTCCTCCATGGACCATTGGACTGGTAAACATCATCACAAAAGTTCCTGTTTCGCTTGTGGAGTCCATGGTATGGGTCGTCCTCACGTACTATGTAATGGGCTTTGCACCTGCCGCAGGAAG GTTCTTTCGTATGCTTTTAGTTTTTTTCGCTACTCACCAAATGGCAATGGGTCTGTTCCGATTTCTTGGTGCTGTTTTGAAATCAATGCTTGTGGCCAACACCTTGGGGATGTTTGTGATCCTTATTATTTTCGTATTTGGAGGATTTGTCATACCTAGAG GTGACATCCGACCATGGTGGATTTGGGCTTACTGGGCATCTCCTATGATGTACAGCCAGAATGCGATATCCGTCAATGAATTCCTTTCAAGTAGGTGGGCCAAC CCAAACAATGACACATCTATTGATGCACGAACAGTAGGCGAGGCTATTCTTAAAGCCAAAGGCTATTTTACTAGAGATTCGGGATTTTGGGTTTCCATTGGAGCCATTGTAGGATTCACTATTTTATTCAACATATTGTACCTTCTGGCACTTACGTACTTGAGCT TTGGCAGCAGCTCAAACACAGTTTCAGACGAGGAGAATGAGAATGAAACAAACACTTCAATACCCATAG ATGAAGCCACAAATCGGCCAACTCGGTCACAAATCACCTTGCCTTTCCAGCCTCTTTCACTTTCTTTCAACCATGTAAACTACTACGTGGACATGCCTGCA GAAATGAGAGAGCAAGGATTCACAGAAAGTCGTCTCCAGTTGCTCTCTGATATCAGTGGTGCTTTTAGACCTGGTGTTCTGACAGCATTAGTTGGTGTGAGTGGAGCTGGGAAAACCACTCTAATGGATGTCCTGGCAGGAAGGAAAACTAGTGGATCTGTTGAAGGAAGTATCACCCTCTCTGGTTACCCTAAAAATCAAGAAACTTTTGCCCGCGTGAGTGGCTATTGTGAACAGACTGATATCCATTCACCAAATGTTACTGTGTATGAATCCATTTTGTACTCTGCCTGGCTACGTCTTTCCTCAGATGTCGACGAAAATACGAGAAAG ATGTTTGTGGAGGAAGTCATGACTCTTGTGGAGCTTGATGTTTTGCGTAATGCTATGGTTGGTCTCCCTGGAGTGGACGGGTTATCGACTGAACAAAGAAAGAGACTGACAATTGCCGTGGAGCTGGTAGCAAATCCTTCAATCATATTCATGGATGAGCCAACTTCTGGTCTTGATGCTAGAGCTGCGGCAATTGTAATGCGGGCAGTGAGAAATACAGTGAACACTGGGCGAACTGTGGTTTGCACTATCCATCAACCCAGCATCGATATATTCGAGTCTTTTGAtgag CTTCTGCTTATGAAAAGAGGAGGACGAGTTATTTATGCTGGTGAACTTGGTCAGCACTCTCATAAATTAGTTGAATATTTTGAG GCAATTCCAGGTGTTGAAAAGATCACAGAAGGATATAATCCTGCAACATGGATGCTGGAAGTTAGCTCCCCTTTAGCTGAGGCTCGCCTGAACGTAAATTTTGCTGAAATTTATGCTAATTCTGATCTTTATAG gaaaaaccaagaacttaTTAAGGAATTAAGCATTCCCCCACCTGGCTATGAAGATCTCTCATTTCCTACAAAGTATTCTCAGAATTTCTACAATCAATGTGTTGCAAACTTCTGGAAGCAATACAAATCTTACTGGAAGAATCCACCTCACAACGCCATGCGCTTTCTTATGACGATGATCTATGGCCTTGTATTTGGCACAGTGTTTTGGCAGAAGGGGACAAAAAT AGACTCACCACAAGATTTGTACAATCTACTTGGAGCCACTTATGCTGCTGTCTTCTTCCTTGGGTCTGCCAACTGCATCACAATTCAGCCTGTTGTGTCAATCGAGCGAACTGTTTTCTACCGTGAAAAGGCGGCAGGGATGTACTCTCCATTATCCTATGCATTAGCTCAG ACATGCGTGGAGATGATCTACAACATCGTGCAGGGGATTCAGTACACAGTCACCATCTATGCGATGATTGGATATGAGTGGAAAGTTGCAAAGTTCTTCTATTTCCTTTTCTTTATAATTTCATGCTTCAACTACTTCACATTATTTGGCATGATGCTGGTGGCGTTGACCTCATCTTCCATGCTCGCAAACATACCCATAGCCTTTATACTCCCTCTTTGGAACCTTTTTGCTGGGTTCCTCGTTGCGAGACCG TTAATACCAATTTGGTGGAGGTGGTACTACTGGGCGAACCCTGTGTCCTGGACCATCTATGGCGTCATCGGGTCACAGTTTGGCGATAACACCACTCCTCTTTCGGTGGTCGCCGGTGGGAGCCCCACGGTGGTGAAGCAATTCCTGGAGGACAGTCTGGGCATCAAGCACGATTTCCTTGGGTATGTCGTGCTCGCGCATTTCGCTTACGTCATCGGCTTCTTCTTGGTGTTCGGCTACTCCATCAAGGTGTTGAACTTCCAGAAACGTTAG
- the LOC119312250 gene encoding ABC transporter G family member 48-like isoform X2, whose amino-acid sequence MTLLLGPPSSGKSTFMRALTGKLDKALKVSGSITYCGHTFEEFYPERTSAYVSQYDLHNAEMTVRETLDFSRRCLGVGARYDMLAELAAREREAGIKPDPEIDAYMKATAVQGQESNIVTDLTLKVLGLDICADMPIGDEMIRGISGGQRKRVTTGEMLTGPARALFMDEISTGLDSSSTFQIVKYIRQLVHVMNETVMISLLQPPPETYNLFDDIILLSEGYVVYHGPRENILEFFESAGFRCPERKGVADFLQEVTSKKDQQQYWYLDQEQYRHVSVPEFAVRFKSFHVGQRMLKELQIPFDKSKTHPAALTTNKYGQSSWESFKTVMSREKLLMKRNSFIYIFKVSQLVILGIIAMTVFLRTKMPHGQFSDSNKFFGALTFSLMAVLFNGFAELQFTIKMLPTFYKQRDFLFFPPWTIGLVNIITKVPVSLVESMVWVVLTYYVMGFAPAAGRFFRMLLVFFATHQMAMGLFRFLGAVLKSMLVANTLGMFVILIIFVFGGFVIPRGDIRPWWIWAYWASPMMYSQNAISVNEFLSSRWANPNNDTSIDARTVGEAILKAKGYFTRDSGFWVSIGAIVGFTILFNILYLLALTYLSFGSSSNTVSDEENENETNTSIPIDEATNRPTRSQITLPFQPLSLSFNHVNYYVDMPAEMREQGFTESRLQLLSDISGAFRPGVLTALVGVSGAGKTTLMDVLAGRKTSGSVEGSITLSGYPKNQETFARVSGYCEQTDIHSPNVTVYESILYSAWLRLSSDVDENTRKMFVEEVMTLVELDVLRNAMVGLPGVDGLSTEQRKRLTIAVELVANPSIIFMDEPTSGLDARAAAIVMRAVRNTVNTGRTVVCTIHQPSIDIFESFDELLLMKRGGRVIYAGELGQHSHKLVEYFEAIPGVEKITEGYNPATWMLEVSSPLAEARLNVNFAEIYANSDLYRKNQELIKELSIPPPGYEDLSFPTKYSQNFYNQCVANFWKQYKSYWKNPPHNAMRFLMTMIYGLVFGTVFWQKGTKIDSPQDLYNLLGATYAAVFFLGSANCITIQPVVSIERTVFYREKAAGMYSPLSYALAQTCVEMIYNIVQGIQYTVTIYAMIGYEWKVAKFFYFLFFIISCFNYFTLFGMMLVALTSSSMLANIPIAFILPLWNLFAGFLVARPLIPIWWRWYYWANPVSWTIYGVIGSQFGDNTTPLSVVAGGSPTVVKQFLEDSLGIKHDFLGYVVLAHFAYVIGFFLVFGYSIKVLNFQKR is encoded by the exons ATGACCCTTCTGCTTGGACCTCCGTCTTCAGGAAAGAGCACATTTATGCGAGCCCTTACAGGGAAGCTCGACAAAGCCCTCAAG GTGTCTGGCAGCATCACTTACTGTGGCCATACGTTTGAGGAGTTCTACCCTGAAAGGACCAGTGCGTATGTTAGTCAGTACGATCTCCACAACGCAGAGATGACCGTAAGAGAGACACTGGATTTCTCCAGGCGGTGCCTAGGCGTTGGTGCCAGATATGACATGCTCGCTGAGCTCGCTGCCAGGGAGCGCGAAGCTGGCATAAAGCCAGATCCCGAGATTGATGCTTATATGAAAGCTACTGCGGTGCAAGGGCAGGAGAGTAATATTGTTACCGATCTTACTCTCAAG GTGCTGGGGCTTGACATTTGTGCCGATATGCCCATTGGTGACGAGATGATCAGAGGAATTTCTGGCGGGCAGAGGAAGCGTGTAACAACTG GGGAGATGTTAACAGGACCTGCAAGGGCTTTGTTCATGGATGAAATTTCCACTGGTTTGGACAGCTCTAGCACATTTCAGATTGTGAAATACATAAGACAATTGGTCCATGTGATGAATGAGACCGTGATGATCTCCCTCCTACAACCACCGCCAGAGACCTACAACCTGTTTGACGACATTATTTTGCTATCAGAAGGATACGTAGTGTACCATGGGCCAcgcgaaaacatcttggaattctttGAATCTGCTGGTTTTCGATGCCCCGAGAGGAAAGGAGTTGCTGACTTTCTTCAAGAGGTCACTTCCAAGAAAGACCAGCAACAGTACTGGTACCTTGACCAGGAGCAGTATCGTCACGTGTCTGTCCCAGAGTTTGCTGTACGTTTCAAGTCATTCCATGTAGGCCAGCGGATGCTCAAGGAGCTGCAAATTCCTTTCGACAAGTCCAAAACTCATCCTGCTGCATTGACCACCAATAAGTATGGGCAATCCAGCTGGGAGTCATTCAAGACAGTGATGTCAAGAGAGAAGTTATTGATGAAGCGCAACTCCTTCATCTACATCTTCAAGGTTTCCCAATTGGTCATCCTTGGGATCATTGCCATGACTGTGTTCCTCAGAACAAAGATGCCACATGGGCAGTTTTCTGACAGCAACAAATTCTTTGGTGCTTTGACTTTCAGTTTAATGGCTGTCTTATTCAATGGGTTTGCTGAGCTACAATTTACTATTAAAATGCTTCCTACGTTCTACAAACAGAGGGATTTCTTGTTCTTTCCTCCATGGACCATTGGACTGGTAAACATCATCACAAAAGTTCCTGTTTCGCTTGTGGAGTCCATGGTATGGGTCGTCCTCACGTACTATGTAATGGGCTTTGCACCTGCCGCAGGAAG GTTCTTTCGTATGCTTTTAGTTTTTTTCGCTACTCACCAAATGGCAATGGGTCTGTTCCGATTTCTTGGTGCTGTTTTGAAATCAATGCTTGTGGCCAACACCTTGGGGATGTTTGTGATCCTTATTATTTTCGTATTTGGAGGATTTGTCATACCTAGAG GTGACATCCGACCATGGTGGATTTGGGCTTACTGGGCATCTCCTATGATGTACAGCCAGAATGCGATATCCGTCAATGAATTCCTTTCAAGTAGGTGGGCCAAC CCAAACAATGACACATCTATTGATGCACGAACAGTAGGCGAGGCTATTCTTAAAGCCAAAGGCTATTTTACTAGAGATTCGGGATTTTGGGTTTCCATTGGAGCCATTGTAGGATTCACTATTTTATTCAACATATTGTACCTTCTGGCACTTACGTACTTGAGCT TTGGCAGCAGCTCAAACACAGTTTCAGACGAGGAGAATGAGAATGAAACAAACACTTCAATACCCATAG ATGAAGCCACAAATCGGCCAACTCGGTCACAAATCACCTTGCCTTTCCAGCCTCTTTCACTTTCTTTCAACCATGTAAACTACTACGTGGACATGCCTGCA GAAATGAGAGAGCAAGGATTCACAGAAAGTCGTCTCCAGTTGCTCTCTGATATCAGTGGTGCTTTTAGACCTGGTGTTCTGACAGCATTAGTTGGTGTGAGTGGAGCTGGGAAAACCACTCTAATGGATGTCCTGGCAGGAAGGAAAACTAGTGGATCTGTTGAAGGAAGTATCACCCTCTCTGGTTACCCTAAAAATCAAGAAACTTTTGCCCGCGTGAGTGGCTATTGTGAACAGACTGATATCCATTCACCAAATGTTACTGTGTATGAATCCATTTTGTACTCTGCCTGGCTACGTCTTTCCTCAGATGTCGACGAAAATACGAGAAAG ATGTTTGTGGAGGAAGTCATGACTCTTGTGGAGCTTGATGTTTTGCGTAATGCTATGGTTGGTCTCCCTGGAGTGGACGGGTTATCGACTGAACAAAGAAAGAGACTGACAATTGCCGTGGAGCTGGTAGCAAATCCTTCAATCATATTCATGGATGAGCCAACTTCTGGTCTTGATGCTAGAGCTGCGGCAATTGTAATGCGGGCAGTGAGAAATACAGTGAACACTGGGCGAACTGTGGTTTGCACTATCCATCAACCCAGCATCGATATATTCGAGTCTTTTGAtgag CTTCTGCTTATGAAAAGAGGAGGACGAGTTATTTATGCTGGTGAACTTGGTCAGCACTCTCATAAATTAGTTGAATATTTTGAG GCAATTCCAGGTGTTGAAAAGATCACAGAAGGATATAATCCTGCAACATGGATGCTGGAAGTTAGCTCCCCTTTAGCTGAGGCTCGCCTGAACGTAAATTTTGCTGAAATTTATGCTAATTCTGATCTTTATAG gaaaaaccaagaacttaTTAAGGAATTAAGCATTCCCCCACCTGGCTATGAAGATCTCTCATTTCCTACAAAGTATTCTCAGAATTTCTACAATCAATGTGTTGCAAACTTCTGGAAGCAATACAAATCTTACTGGAAGAATCCACCTCACAACGCCATGCGCTTTCTTATGACGATGATCTATGGCCTTGTATTTGGCACAGTGTTTTGGCAGAAGGGGACAAAAAT AGACTCACCACAAGATTTGTACAATCTACTTGGAGCCACTTATGCTGCTGTCTTCTTCCTTGGGTCTGCCAACTGCATCACAATTCAGCCTGTTGTGTCAATCGAGCGAACTGTTTTCTACCGTGAAAAGGCGGCAGGGATGTACTCTCCATTATCCTATGCATTAGCTCAG ACATGCGTGGAGATGATCTACAACATCGTGCAGGGGATTCAGTACACAGTCACCATCTATGCGATGATTGGATATGAGTGGAAAGTTGCAAAGTTCTTCTATTTCCTTTTCTTTATAATTTCATGCTTCAACTACTTCACATTATTTGGCATGATGCTGGTGGCGTTGACCTCATCTTCCATGCTCGCAAACATACCCATAGCCTTTATACTCCCTCTTTGGAACCTTTTTGCTGGGTTCCTCGTTGCGAGACCG TTAATACCAATTTGGTGGAGGTGGTACTACTGGGCGAACCCTGTGTCCTGGACCATCTATGGCGTCATCGGGTCACAGTTTGGCGATAACACCACTCCTCTTTCGGTGGTCGCCGGTGGGAGCCCCACGGTGGTGAAGCAATTCCTGGAGGACAGTCTGGGCATCAAGCACGATTTCCTTGGGTATGTCGTGCTCGCGCATTTCGCTTACGTCATCGGCTTCTTCTTGGTGTTCGGCTACTCCATCAAGGTGTTGAACTTCCAGAAACGTTAG